Proteins found in one Methylobacterium sp. CB376 genomic segment:
- the cckA gene encoding cell cycle histidine kinase CckA: MPELSPQAPPEATALDRSERPGRVSLLLLLAGLLVGAAVGLSFVANEQAQPLILGLLAVLAMAGVFSLFALAIGALQLTGQGGRNDVTKAVVDAAPEGMIAVEDGARPIYANAAYLALAGSDSFSNLRLVERIFVGSPDVSEAVYRLAQAAREGRSLSEEIRMAPPPGGGERDFAWYRIAVRPLPLPRRPVALWAVSDITHERERQENVFQVLQHTIDFLDHAPAGFLSVDPRGGVVYMNATLAAWLGYDLAQVGSGGLRLAEILPAAVGEVLVAGNAQPGEVRTDVFDLDLRRRNGHPLPARIYHRVAYGQDGRPGDSRTLVLNRSAGEETDEPQRAAEVRFARFFNTSPIAVATLDAAGRLVRANASFARLFGTLPRTGEGRELGPSAHDCIAERDRQTFDGAFRLAAEGRGDVAPVEVGVAAPGNRSARIWLSPEVRAAGGPEPDGGQETVILYALDTTAQLQLQQQINQAQKMEMVGQLAGGIAHDFNNVLQAIIGYSDLLLASHRPVDPAFQDIMQIKQNANRAASLVRQLLAFSRRQTLRPEVIHLGDALSDLTLLLKRLLGERVELDLKHGRDLWPVKADVNQFEQVIVNLAVNARDAMPNGGRLAIRTANVAAEAAGALQLTGLPAADYVLVEVADTGTGMTPEIMEKIFEPFFTTKEVNKGTGLGLSTVFGIVKQSGGYIDVKSTVGEGTVFGIYLPRYVPIPEEVPAPEAAPAAAPAAAAPAEGAAPERKAPAADLTGRGTILLVEDEDPVRAVNARALAARGYTVLEAASGLEALAIIGERDTPVDLVVSDVVMPEMDGPTLLRELRKRHPTLKVIFVSGYAEDAFQKNLPEGEEFNFLPKPFSLKQLVETVKTTMAV, encoded by the coding sequence ATGCCCGAGTTGAGTCCCCAAGCCCCGCCCGAGGCCACCGCCCTCGACCGCTCGGAGCGCCCCGGCCGGGTGAGCCTGCTCCTGCTCCTCGCCGGCCTGCTCGTCGGGGCGGCGGTGGGCCTGAGCTTCGTCGCCAACGAGCAGGCCCAGCCGCTGATCCTCGGGCTCCTGGCGGTGCTCGCCATGGCGGGCGTGTTCTCGCTCTTCGCCCTCGCCATCGGCGCCCTGCAGCTCACCGGGCAGGGAGGGCGCAACGACGTCACCAAGGCGGTGGTCGACGCCGCCCCCGAGGGCATGATCGCCGTCGAGGACGGCGCGCGGCCGATCTACGCCAACGCCGCCTACCTCGCGCTGGCGGGGAGCGACAGCTTCTCGAACCTGCGCCTCGTCGAGCGGATCTTCGTCGGCAGCCCGGACGTCTCGGAGGCGGTCTACCGCCTCGCCCAGGCCGCCCGCGAGGGGCGCAGCCTCTCGGAGGAGATCCGCATGGCACCCCCGCCCGGCGGGGGCGAGCGGGACTTCGCGTGGTACCGGATCGCGGTGCGGCCGCTGCCGCTGCCGCGCCGCCCGGTCGCGCTCTGGGCCGTCAGCGACATCACCCACGAGCGCGAGCGCCAGGAGAACGTCTTCCAGGTCCTCCAGCACACGATCGACTTCCTCGACCACGCCCCCGCGGGCTTCCTGTCGGTCGATCCGCGCGGCGGCGTCGTCTACATGAACGCCACCCTGGCGGCGTGGCTCGGCTACGACCTCGCGCAGGTCGGCTCGGGGGGCCTGCGCCTCGCCGAGATCCTGCCGGCGGCGGTGGGCGAGGTGCTGGTGGCGGGCAACGCGCAGCCCGGCGAGGTGCGCACCGACGTCTTCGACCTCGACCTGCGCCGCCGCAACGGCCACCCGCTCCCCGCCCGCATCTACCACCGCGTCGCCTACGGCCAGGACGGGCGCCCGGGCGATTCGCGCACCCTGGTGCTCAACCGCTCGGCCGGGGAGGAGACCGACGAGCCGCAGCGCGCCGCCGAGGTGCGCTTCGCGCGCTTCTTCAACACCAGCCCGATCGCCGTGGCGACGCTCGACGCGGCGGGGCGCCTCGTGCGGGCGAACGCCTCCTTCGCGCGGCTCTTCGGCACGCTGCCGCGCACCGGCGAGGGCCGCGAACTCGGCCCCTCGGCCCACGACTGCATCGCCGAGCGCGACCGCCAGACCTTCGACGGCGCCTTCCGGCTCGCCGCCGAGGGGCGGGGCGACGTCGCCCCCGTGGAGGTCGGCGTCGCCGCCCCGGGCAACCGCTCGGCCCGGATCTGGCTCAGCCCCGAGGTGCGCGCCGCGGGCGGGCCCGAGCCCGACGGCGGCCAGGAGACGGTGATCCTCTACGCCCTCGACACCACCGCCCAGCTCCAGCTGCAGCAGCAGATCAACCAAGCCCAGAAGATGGAGATGGTGGGCCAGCTCGCCGGCGGCATCGCGCACGACTTCAACAACGTCCTGCAGGCGATCATCGGCTACTCGGACCTGCTGCTGGCCAGCCACCGCCCGGTGGACCCGGCCTTCCAGGACATCATGCAGATCAAGCAGAACGCGAACCGGGCCGCGAGCCTGGTGCGCCAGCTGCTCGCCTTCTCGCGCCGGCAGACCCTGCGCCCGGAGGTGATCCATCTCGGCGACGCGCTCTCGGACCTGACGCTGCTGCTCAAGCGCCTCCTCGGCGAGCGGGTCGAGCTCGATCTCAAGCACGGGCGCGACCTCTGGCCGGTCAAGGCCGACGTGAACCAGTTCGAGCAGGTGATCGTGAACCTCGCGGTGAATGCCCGCGACGCGATGCCGAATGGCGGGCGCCTCGCGATCCGCACCGCCAACGTCGCCGCCGAGGCGGCGGGCGCCCTCCAGCTCACCGGCCTGCCGGCGGCCGATTACGTGCTGGTCGAGGTGGCCGATACCGGCACCGGCATGACGCCGGAGATCATGGAGAAGATCTTCGAGCCGTTCTTCACCACCAAGGAGGTGAACAAGGGCACCGGGCTCGGCCTCTCGACGGTGTTCGGCATCGTCAAGCAGTCGGGCGGCTACATCGACGTGAAGTCGACGGTCGGCGAGGGCACGGTGTTCGGCATCTACCTGCCGCGCTACGTCCCGATCCCCGAGGAGGTGCCCGCCCCGGAGGCGGCCCCCGCCGCGGCGCCGGCCGCCGCCGCCCCGGCGGAGGGCGCCGCCCCCGAGCGCAAGGCGCCGGCCGCCGACCTCACCGGCCGCGGCACCATCCTGCTCGTCGAGGACGAGGATCCGGTGCGGGCGGTGAACGCGAGGGCGCTCGCGGCGCGCGGCTACACGGTGCTCGAGGCCGCCTCGGGGCTGGAGGCGCTCGCCATCATCGGCGAGCGCGACACGCCGGTCGACCTCGTCGTGTCGGACGTGGTGATGCCCGAGATGGACGGCCCGACGCTGCTGCGCGAGCTGCGCAAGCGGCACCCCACCCTCAAGGTGATCTTCGTCTCCGGCTACGCCGAGGACGCCTTCCAGAAGAACCTGCCGGAGGGCGAGGAATTCAACTTCCTGCCCAAGCCCTTCAGCCTCAAGCAGCTGGTCGAGACGGTGAAGACCACCATGGCGGTGTAG